In Trichlorobacter lovleyi, the DNA window ATGCCGGCAACCGTGCCGTGGTGCAGCATCTGCTTGACAAGCTGGAACTGAACGGACTTACCCCGATGGGCACCCTGATCGCACCCCGCTCCGTGCTGCAGTTCGGGGTGGCAAAGGGACAGACAGAGCTGCAGGGCATTCTGGATAAGGCACTGGCTGCAATTCCGGCTGCGGAGCGGGCGGCGATTGCCGATCGCTGGATTCCGAATCCCTACGAGACGCGGATTGATTATCGCAAGCTGCTGCTGGCTGCCTTGCTGGTGATTACGCTGCTGGCAGGCCTGGTGCTGGTCACCCGGCGCCTGAACAAACGACTGCAGCAGCAGGCAGAATTCTGGTATGCCTTTCGAGAACGAACTACTGCCGGTATCCTGATTGTGTCGTCAGAGCGGATAATTGTGGAGGTAAACCGCCGCCTGTGCGAGATGTTCGGCTACACCAGGGACGAGCTGGTGGGGCAAAGCGCGGAGGTTTTGCACCTTGACCGGGAACAGTATGAACGGTTTGGACAATGGTTTGCCAACGCTCGTTCAAATGAGCCGATGGTGCAGGTTGAATGGCAGTACCGCCGCAAGGATGGCAGTGCCTTCTGGGCGATGATTTCCGGTGGTGCCCTTACGTTGACCGATGGCGACAACGGAGTGGTCTGGAACCTGACCGATATCAGCGATCGTAAGCAGGCGGAAGATGCATTGGCGGCTGAGCGCAGCCACCTGCAGACCCTGTTTGAGGTGAACGGTTCCGGCATGCTGGTGGTCTCTTCCACCCGCCAGATACTGCAGGTCAATAGCCAGTTTTGCAGCCTGTTCGGGTATGACCGGCAAGAGTTAGTGGGGCAGAGCGCCCGTATCCTGCACCTTGACCAGCAGCATTATCAGGATTGGGCTCCCTGCTTCCAGGAGGCCAAGGCAGGTCACCCGCTGGCCAGTGCCGAGTATCCTTGGCGTCGTAAGGACGGTACAACATTCTGGTGTTTTTTTGCCGGAGTAAAGATGCAGCTTCCCAATGGTGAGCCGGGTGTGCTTTGGAACGTGATCGACATTACGGAGCGTAAACAGGCCGAGCAGACCATGACCCTGCTCAATTTTGCCCTGGATACGATCCATGAAGCAGCCTACCTGGTGGATAAGACCACCCGCTTTATTTACGTCAATCAGGAGGCCTGCCGCTCCACCGGCTACAGCCGTGAAGAGTTGCTGCAGATGAAGATCGGCGATGTTGATGCAGCATTTCCCGAGGATCAGTGGCCAGTCTTCTGGCAGGAGCTGATCCGTCAGCGGGCCATCACCTTTGAGGGAACTCACAGAAGCCGTTCCGGCCAGGTCTATCCGGTGGAGATTACCGCCAACTATTTTGAATTTGACGGCCAGGGCTACAACCTGGGGTTGGCCCGGGATATCAGCGAACGGAAAAAGACAGAGGCTGCGCTGCAGGAAGCCAAGGAGCGCGCAGAGGCCGCCAGCCGGGCCAAGACGGAATTTCTGGCCAACATGAGCCACGAGATCCGCACCCCGATGAACGGTATCATCAGTATGGCCCATCTGCTGCGAATGACGGACCTGACTCCCGAACAACAGGAGTTTCTGGCCAGCCTGCAGATCTCATCCCAAAACCTGTTGGCGCTGATCAGCGACATTCTGGATATCTCCAAGATCGAGGCCGGCAAACTTGAACTGGAATGTGCCGATTTTTCAGTACGGGCCACCATTGAGGAGGTCGTGGCCTCTCAGATGCCACGTATCACCCAGAAAAAGCTGGGTATCTGCACCGAGCTGTCTGACGAACTCCCTGAGATCCTGCTGGGGGACTCGCTGCGGTTCAAGCAGATCCTGCTGAACCTGCTGGGCAATGCCATCAAGTTTACGGAGCAGGGCCGCATCAGCATTGTGGCCGGGCCGTCTTCCCGCAATGACAACGGGCTGGTCATGCGTATCATGGTTGCCGATACCGGTATCGGCATGTCTCCAGAGGTGCTGGAGCGGGTCTTTGCACCCTTTGAACAGGCGGACAGCTCCACAACCCGTAAATATGGCGGCACCGGCCTGGGACTTTCCATCTGCCGCCGCCTGGTCGAGTTGATGGGGGGGCGGATCTGGGCTGTCAGTACACCCGGCAGCGGCAGTAGCTTCTTTGTTGAGCTGCCGTTTGTGGTGCGTGAGGCCTCTGGCGGTAGTGCTTTGCCTCTGGAAGACCGGCCGGAGCCGGTGCCGGAGGGCCGCCCGCTGACCGTGCTGCTGGCAGAGGATAATCAGATCAATGCACGCAGTATGAGTGCCATTCTGACGCACTTCGGGCATCGGGTGGTAACCGTGGAGGATGGGCAAAAGGCCTTTGAACAGTGGCACAGCAACCGCTGGGACTGTATCCTGATGGATGTCCAGATGCCGGTCATGGACGGTGTTGAGGCCACCCGCCTGATCCGCCAGGCAGAACAGGCTTCCGGTCGTCATACACCGATTGTTGCCCTGACGGCCCATGCCATGCAGGGGGACCGGGAGTGGCTGATGGCAGAGGGCTTTGACGGCTATGTGGCCAAGCCGGTGGATATCAAGCTGCTCTGCGCCGAGCTGGCGCAGGCCACCGCAAAGGATCGAGGATGACCGGCACCGGCTTCACTGACCATTTTGCACAGGTGGCTGCCC includes these proteins:
- a CDS encoding PAS domain S-box protein; this encodes MTEGFVLLCGFAGLVVLFYGRNGHLRRNESNNGAGRSITQAVIKNLARSLTALLLAGLLVECALLPVSAAQNQAGAVPAGIALSDAEKDWLARHPIIHVGVMQDWPPMNYLDRNGTVQGIGADYLKAINRILGGMLVPVPGPFRENYEWVQNGQIDALMDITRSPERDALFDFTRPYISIPHVLVGRRSGTFFRQEADLAGKSIALEKGFNNVTYFRNNFPSVTVREYGSTAEALKAVARGEADAYAGNRAVVQHLLDKLELNGLTPMGTLIAPRSVLQFGVAKGQTELQGILDKALAAIPAAERAAIADRWIPNPYETRIDYRKLLLAALLVITLLAGLVLVTRRLNKRLQQQAEFWYAFRERTTAGILIVSSERIIVEVNRRLCEMFGYTRDELVGQSAEVLHLDREQYERFGQWFANARSNEPMVQVEWQYRRKDGSAFWAMISGGALTLTDGDNGVVWNLTDISDRKQAEDALAAERSHLQTLFEVNGSGMLVVSSTRQILQVNSQFCSLFGYDRQELVGQSARILHLDQQHYQDWAPCFQEAKAGHPLASAEYPWRRKDGTTFWCFFAGVKMQLPNGEPGVLWNVIDITERKQAEQTMTLLNFALDTIHEAAYLVDKTTRFIYVNQEACRSTGYSREELLQMKIGDVDAAFPEDQWPVFWQELIRQRAITFEGTHRSRSGQVYPVEITANYFEFDGQGYNLGLARDISERKKTEAALQEAKERAEAASRAKTEFLANMSHEIRTPMNGIISMAHLLRMTDLTPEQQEFLASLQISSQNLLALISDILDISKIEAGKLELECADFSVRATIEEVVASQMPRITQKKLGICTELSDELPEILLGDSLRFKQILLNLLGNAIKFTEQGRISIVAGPSSRNDNGLVMRIMVADTGIGMSPEVLERVFAPFEQADSSTTRKYGGTGLGLSICRRLVELMGGRIWAVSTPGSGSSFFVELPFVVREASGGSALPLEDRPEPVPEGRPLTVLLAEDNQINARSMSAILTHFGHRVVTVEDGQKAFEQWHSNRWDCILMDVQMPVMDGVEATRLIRQAEQASGRHTPIVALTAHAMQGDREWLMAEGFDGYVAKPVDIKLLCAELAQATAKDRG